The DNA segment ATCGAAGTGAAGTACACCGCAGAGTCGACGGCCAGCGGCGGTGGCCGCAACGGTCACGTGAAGTCCAGCGACGACAAGATCGACTTCGACACCCGGCCCCCGAAGGAGATGGGCGGCAGCGGCGAAGGCGTCAACCCCGAGCTGCTCTTCTCGGCCGGCTACGCCGCGTGCTTCCTGGGCGCGCTGCGCCTGCAGGCCAAGAACAACGACATCGAGATCGACGAGGCGTCGGCGATCACCGCGCAGGTCGGGTTCGGCCCGGACTCCGAGGGCGGCTTCGGTCTCACCGCTCACCTGAT comes from the Mycolicibacterium litorale genome and includes:
- a CDS encoding organic hydroperoxide resistance protein encodes the protein MSIEVKYTAESTASGGGRNGHVKSSDDKIDFDTRPPKEMGGSGEGVNPELLFSAGYAACFLGALRLQAKNNDIEIDEASAITAQVGFGPDSEGGFGLTAHLIGYLPGLEQSVADDLMEKAHAFCPYSKATRGNIDVKLSAKV